Below is a genomic region from Deltaproteobacteria bacterium.
GGGGCGGTAAACGTGGTAGGAAAAGGCATGCCGTCTCACAACGTGGCCTTGATCACCGGCGCTAGCCGCGGCATCGGTAAGCAGCTGGCAGTCGATTTCGCTCGGCGCGGTTATGATGTCGCCTGCTTGGCCCGCTCGACTGCGGCGAGCCCGAGCAAGCTGCCTGGCACGGTGGACGAAACCGTCGAGCTGGTGCGCCAGCAGGGCCGGCGCGCGTTCGGCCTCGGCTGCGATCTGCAATCGGAGGAGCAACTGAACGCGGCCGTCGAACAAACGTACGCCGAGTTCGGACGTGTCGATGTGCTGATCAACAATGCGGCGATCGCGATCCCCGGTCCCACGCTGCCGCAACCGCTGCGCAAGTGGCGGCTGGCGGTGGAGATCAACATCAATGCCCCGCTGGCACTGATGAAGGCCGTCTGCCCGCGCATGGCCGCCGGCGGTGGCGGGCGCGTGATCAACATGTCCTCCGTGGCCGCCGTCACGCCGGAGTTCGGGCGGGCCAGCTATACGGTGACCAAAGTCGCGCTGGAGTCGCTGACGCAGTGCCTGGCGTACGAACTGGCCCCCACGGTCGCCGTCAACGCCGTGCGCATCGACGTGCCGATTTGGACCGAAGGCTTCGTCTTCACCTTGCCGGGGATGGATACCAGTGACTTCGAGGATCCCGTCATCATGACCGATGTTTGCGACTGGCTGTGCCGGCAGCCGCTCGACTACACTGGCCAGATCGTGACTATCGCTGCACTGCGAGCGCAGGGCAGCGTGCGCCCGCGCACCCGCGCCGGCGATCGCCGGGCGGATCGGGGCGCCTGAGCAAGCGGAAATGCCCCGCCGCTGTCCGGGTGGCGTTGTTCTTCGAGAGGGCGCCCGCTAGAGTTGTCGTCACCGCGAACATTGCTCGCGTTGAGCAAGGAGTGAAGCCATGGACTACGAGCAGGTGGAGTTCCACCGCGATTGCGAAGTGATTCAGATTCCCGCCGGCCTGACGGTTACGGTTCGCAAAGGAACCCAGGGCATCCTGACCCAGGCGCTCGGCGGCACTTATACGGTGCAGATTCCGATGATGGGCGGCCTGTTCCGCGTTCACGACCGCGACGCCGACGCGATCGGTAAAGAAAGCAGCGGTGTGGCCACGCCGGAGCCGGAAGCGGCCGGTGCCGATGCCGAGGTCAGCGAGGAGCAGGTCTGGGAACAACTGCGCGAGGTCTATGATCCCGAAATCCCGGTCAATGTCGTGGACCTCGGCCTCATCTATGACATGCGCGTGGAGGGGCGTAAGGTGGCGGTGAAGATGACCTTGACCGCGCAAGGCTGCGGCATGGGGCCGGCGATCGCTATGGACGCGACGCGCCGGATTCAAGCGATCCCCGGAGTCACGGAAGCCGACGTGCAGGTGGTGTGGGACCCGCCCTGGAGCCCGCACATGATTTCGGCCGAGGGCCGCGCGATCCTGGGCATGGAGT
It encodes:
- a CDS encoding SDR family oxidoreductase; the encoded protein is MPSHNVALITGASRGIGKQLAVDFARRGYDVACLARSTAASPSKLPGTVDETVELVRQQGRRAFGLGCDLQSEEQLNAAVEQTYAEFGRVDVLINNAAIAIPGPTLPQPLRKWRLAVEININAPLALMKAVCPRMAAGGGGRVINMSSVAAVTPEFGRASYTVTKVALESLTQCLAYELAPTVAVNAVRIDVPIWTEGFVFTLPGMDTSDFEDPVIMTDVCDWLCRQPLDYTGQIVTIAALRAQGSVRPRTRAGDRRADRGA
- a CDS encoding DUF59 domain-containing protein — encoded protein: MDYEQVEFHRDCEVIQIPAGLTVTVRKGTQGILTQALGGTYTVQIPMMGGLFRVHDRDADAIGKESSGVATPEPEAAGADAEVSEEQVWEQLREVYDPEIPVNVVDLGLIYDMRVEGRKVAVKMTLTAQGCGMGPAIAMDATRRIQAIPGVTEADVQVVWDPPWSPHMISAEGRAILGME